One part of the Chrysemys picta bellii isolate R12L10 chromosome 14, ASM1138683v2, whole genome shotgun sequence genome encodes these proteins:
- the TSNAXIP1 gene encoding translin-associated factor X-interacting protein 1 isoform X3: MHLGRLSYRVGNPVVVQRGEAHLREKIRSLEPLKAMLVSVSDECTRQIVALQEEEKAEITMLKKEKLYLLKLIDKMKEEKGSLQTQVNKLRKNVAKEYMRYINECDARKLLLADLNEMRNQQLEMSLRQVQEVKGEDLVKVTLALKIARQDLTKAQVELNTMKADYGDVVPRRDFESQEKKYSDLFEKMQVLQKDFDDLQKEYDTLLEIHQETVEERDRFYNELQQVQRSSTPRPDWAKCAEVISGGPERWSYLEEGKTSDQLVDVLLEEIGTGVLKEKDSFPGLGKGDKVPVYLRYEGQVKNKKLNKKDVVNILKEIWKEKVSADLQKGKQSSLPEFFLSYLQKRYGDSSAFEWAYTIYENIKLYRSNEAMSLFYDILSGKVDEGLYHGQNQLIANLLKELMASDSSNSGTLTPEQFNLALRAAFPLKSSDQIQELIDASRYKAESTEDLIDYRSLFMEDEEGNAEPFIAKIRSQHASEKQEYLRELRNELSHAPEVKVDDLKTAFCAIDPAIDDLTLDAYVCLAFQASKEQWDQTGSLPVDTVVERLLAGDTKRIGALPEEIYTSHSLSERGEAGAYA, from the exons CTCACCTGAGGGAGAAGatccgctccctagagcccttgAAGGCAATGCTGGTGTCTGTGTCCGATGAGTGCACCCGGCAGATCGTGGCActccaggaggaggagaaagctgAAATAACGATGCTGAAGAAAGAGAAACTGTATTTGTTAAAGCTTATTGACAAGATGAAGGAGGAGAAGGGCTCCCTGCAGACTCAG GTGAACAAGCTGCGGAAGAATGTGGCCAAGGAATACATGCGCTACATTAACGAGTGTGACGCACGCAAGCTGCTGCTAGCAGACCTGAATGAAATGCGCAACCAGCAGTTGGAAATGTCGCTTCGCCAAGTCCAAG AGGTCAAGGGTGAAGACTTGGTCAAGGTAACACTGGCATTGAAGATAGCTCGGCAGGACCTCACAAAAGCCCAGGTGGAGCTGAACACGATGAAAGCAGATTACGGAGACGTCGTACCCAGGAGAGACTTCGAATCGcaggagaaaaaatattctgaTCTGTTTGAAAAG ATGCAAGTTCTGCAGAAGGATTTTGATGACCTTCAAAAGGAGTACGACACTCTGCTGGAAATCCACCAAGAGACCGTGGAAGAGCGAGACCGGTTCTACAACGAACTCCAGCAAGTTCAGCGCAGCTCCACCCCCCGGCCTGACTGGGCAAAATGTGCAG AGGTGATTTCTGGTGGGCCTGAGCGGTGGAGCTATCTGGAAGAGGGGAAGACCAGTGACCAGCTGGTGGATGTCCTTCTGGAGGAAATAGGAACAGGAGTGCTGAAGGAGAAGGACTCCTTCCCCGGGCTG GGCAAAGGGGACAAGGTCCCTGTGTACCTGAGGTACGAAGGCCAGGTGAAGAACAAGAAGCTGAACAAAAAGGATGTGGTGAACATCCTGAAGGAGATCTGGAAAGAGAAAGTTTCAGCAGATCTGCAG AAAGGGAAGCAATCCAGCCTTCCAGAGTTCTTCCTTAGCTACCTCCAGAAGAGGTATGGAGACTCCTCTGCCTTCGAATGGGCGTACACCATCTATGAAAACATCAAGCTGTACCGATCAAACGAAGCCATGAGCTTGTTCTATGACATACTGAGTGGGAAG GTGGATGAAGGACTATACCATGGTCAGAACCAGCTCATCGCCAACCTGCTGAAGGAGCTGATGGCCAGCGACAGCTCAAACAGCGGAACGCTCACGCCGGAACAGTTCAA CCTGGCACTGAGGGCGGCTTTTCCCTTGAAAAgtagtgatcagatccaagaaCTAATCGATGCGAGCAGGTACAAGGCAGAAAGCACAGAGGACCTCATTGACTACAGATCCTTATTCATGGAG GACGAGGAGGGCAACGCTGAGCCCTTCATTGCGAAGATCAGGAGCCAACATGCTAGCGAGAAGCAGGAGTATCTGAGAGAACTGAGGAACGAGCTAAGCCATGCGCC GGAGGTGAAAGTGGATGATCTGAAGACAGCCTTCTGTGCCATTGATCCTGCTATTGATGACCTCACGCTGGACGCCTACGTTTGCCTGGCATTCCAGGCCTCAAAAGAACAGTGGGATCAGACTGGATCTCTGCCTGTGGACACAGTGGTTGAGAGGCTGCTGGCTGGAGACACAAAACGAATAGGCGCCCTTCCTGAAGAGATCTACACAAGCCACTCCCTCTCAGAACGGGGAGAGGCAGGGGCCTATGCTTAG